In Flavobacteriales bacterium, the genomic window ATCTGAAGGATGGCACCCAATTGATCTTCTTCCTGGGAGAGCATGTTCTTGAATTCAAGATCCTCAACCAGTTTCAGCGTTTTATCGTATTGGGACTGCACCTCCTCCTCACTGCTCTCACCCGCCTCATGGAACTCCATGAACACGGCCAGGTCATCAAATGCAGCTGCCGTCTCAAGATATGCTTTGGTCCATACCTTAACGGCATTGACTTCCTTCATGACGGCTTCGGCTTTCTTGGGATCGTTCCAAAAATCCGGCTGTTGCGTAATGGCTTCCTTTTCCTTCAGGAATGTTTGTTTCCCATCGACGTCAAAGATGCCTCCTTAACGCATCCAGGCGCCTCTTCAATTCGTTCTTCTGTTCGTTGGATATCATGGGCGCAAAGATAAAATAATGTGCTTAAAATCCGCTGGCCTGAATACAGATCAGGTATTGAGTATGTTCCGGACAGCTTTCCATACAAGGGCGGGCTCAAATCCTTTTCCGATCACAAAATCCGCAATCCGTTTGTTTACAGCCGGACCGGATCGGCCTGAGGTTCCTGCCTTTTTAAGTATCCAGGCATCCAGCGCTTCCTGGTATTCATCATCCGGGATCTCCTCCATGGCCTTTCGGATGCAGTATGGTGATATGTTCCGTTGTTTGAGCTCCAGGTTGATTCGGATCTTACCCCAACGCTTTATCCTGAACTTTCCGCGGGCGAATGCACGTGAAAACCGTTCTTCATTAATAAAGTTTTCCGTGATCAGGGAGGCGATGAGCAATTCAACATCCTGGCGGCCCAGTCCTAATGTATAGAGTTTTTTGCGCACTTCCTGCTGACAACGCTCCTGGTAAGCACAATAATGGCGGGCTTTTTCTAGTATTTCCGGGGAAACAGACATGGAAGGCGAAACTAAGTATTCTGTGTGTCACTTTTTGAATCATACCTATGAAAGTTTGAAATCCGGATGAAACGTCCTTCGAATAAGGGATTGAATGAATCCTTCTAATTAAGATTACGTATATTAGCAGGTAGCTAGGGGTTTTACAGGAAGACCAATCCGGCAAGTAGAGTTTTTTACGCGTCACCTCCGATCAGTATGTTCAGAATCAGATTAACCGATCTTGCCCGAAGGACAGGCGTGTTTGGGCTCCTGTTGATAATTTGCTCTTCAGGAAGCGCCCAGCAAAAAGCAACGGGCGATGGTGAACAATTGCCACTAGTCGACGGGTCCTGCGGTTCTCCTACAGGTCCGTTCTTCGAATGGGACGGTTCGTCCTACTCCAATTACACACAAGCCAACACAGCAGGTAAATGCAATAATAACCTCACAGCCGGGCAAACATATTGCTATACCTTTCTCTATCCATCCACCGGTAGCCTTAATTTGAAGATTTATGTTAACGGGAGCTGCGGTAATTGTGATGGCAGTTTTAGTATCAATTCCGACCCTGCTTGTACCGGTGGGTGCTGGGGGCCATTTTCCAGTTTCTCAGGTTGCACCAACACCCTTTATAACTCCAGTTGTTCTCTTCAGGAGTCCGGAGGATTTGAGATGGGAACCGGTTGCACCCCAGCCATTACATGTAATACTACTTTCACCTGGTGCTTTACAGTACCAGCAGGTTGCAGCACCCTGGACATATGTCCCTTATCCAACTGTTCGGCAGGTTCCAGCAATTGTGCCGGTGGGTTGCCGGTTAAGCTTATGAATACTCTGATAGAAGAACATGGCGAGAAAATCTTTATGGCTTGGGTAACAGGCACCGAAGAGAATAACGACTATTTTACAGTAGAAAAATCCGATGATGGAATTCATTATCAGTTACTGACTACGGTTCAGGGCTCAGGCAACAGTTTTAAGCCAAAAAAATACAGCATTTACGATACGGAACCATATCATGGCATGAACTACTACCGACTGTCCCAAACCGATTATGATGGAAAAACAGAGGTGCTTGACCACCTTGCGGTAAATAAAGACCCGGAAGGATTATCCATTTCATCTCTCTACCCTAATCCAGCCAACGATCTTGCACACGTATCCATTACAACCGAAACCAGTGAGCAGGCGCAGGTCCAGATCATCGACATGACCGGAAGATTGCATTACCAGTCTTTCTACGACCTGAACGAAGGCACCAATGTGATTTATCTTCCCACCAATGAACTGCCTCAAAGCACCTATTTCTTCAGAGTTACCACCAAACGGGGCACGGAGTATATCCGGTTTGAGAAGGTCAACTAACCCTTCAGGGTGAACAATTATTTTCACAGTTTATGTTATCGGGATTTTATTACCTTTGCAGCCGTTCTTGATTGATAGTCGTAAGTCGCTAGTAGTTAGTAGTAAGTATATAGGCTACCGATGAATGTTATGTTTTTTCGACTAGCGACTAACTACTCAGTACTAATTTTGGTGCGGTAGCTCAGTTGGTACCTGCCTGCCGTCGCGCAGACCAGGGCATCGGCAGGCAGGGAGCAAAGGACTGAAAATCCCTCCACACCATTAAAGGTTGAGGTATTAAGTAAGGTAGGGATGGTTAATGGTGAGGAATAAGTAAAATATAAATACTGGTGCGGTAGCTCAGTTGGTAGAGCAAAGGACTGAAAATCCTTGTGTCGGGGGTTCGACTCCCTCCCGCACCACAAAAACAGTTTGGAGCAAGAGCATACAGCATACAGTCCGTGCGGTAAGCTTCCTTGCTCCAAATTGTTTTTGTCCCTGTTGCTGTATGCTCAAACTGTATGCTCACTAGTATGTTGAGATAAACCCGTCAATGACTGTTTCCCTCCCACCAATAATTATCCCCAATCACTTACAATTACCAAACCTACCTGTCTATACGAAGGCTTGTGCAATAGCAGCCAGGTCGTCAATTTGACGGTTCGAAGTCATGTCGGTCAGCACCACGAAAACAGCAACAGCATACAGTGAGTACATGCTGACCGTATGCTCTTGTTATTTTCGTCCTGTTGCTGTATGCTCACACTGTATGCAGATTTCAAAACCTCACCCCAATCACCAGGATATCATCCACCTGTTCCTCGCTTCCTTTCCATTTCGTGAATTGTTCTTCAAGGATACGTTTCTGCTCGACGATGTCCTTGTCATGTATTTCCTTTAAAAGATCTCTGAACTTTTTCGTTTTGAATTTTTTACCCGTCCGTTCCCCGAACTGGTCTGCAAATCCATCGGTAAAGAGATACATCATATCCCCTTCCTGATACGGCACATGTTTGTCCTGAAATTGTTCCACCCCATTGATGTGTTTTCCGGCAATCGGGTAACGATCACCCTCCACTATGTTAAGTTCTCCTTTTCGGAACATGTACATAGGGCGCATAGCTCCTGCAAAGGCTATGGTCTTCTCCTCCCGATCGATACTGCATAAGCCGATATCCATACCATCAGGAGACTCTACCGACTCATGGGCCTGGTTCAATAATTGCCTGATATGCTGATGGAGTTTGTTCAGGATGCCGGCCGGATCAGTCAGACGCTGCCCTTCCACCAGCAGATTGAGTTGCGTGAAGCCCAGCATTGACATCATAGCGCCCGGTACACCGTGACCCGTGCAATCAGCCACTGCCAGTATATCCCTGTTCCTGACACTTGCATGCCAGTAAAAATCACCGCTAACGATATCCTTTGGTTTAAAGAAAACAAATGAATTCGGGAGGCTTCCTGCCAATTCCTTTCCCTTTGGAAGAATCGCACTTTGTATCTTCCGTGCATAGCGAAGGCTTTCTCTGATCAGTTGATTTTGCTCTTCGACCTTTTCCTTTTCCTTCTCCAGATCAATTGTCCTTGACCGCACCTTTTCCTCCAGGCCCTCGTTCAGTACCTTCAATTCTGAATTAACGGAGTCGAGCATCTTCAAACTATTTTCCAATTCCTGACTCACCCTTTCCCGCTCCTTCAGCAGGTTTTGACGCTCAATGGCATATCTGATGGACTTCTCCATGAGGTAGTCGTCATATTTTCCCTTCTCCAGGTAATCCTGGGCACCCAACTGTATGGCCCTCACTGCGGTCTTATGATCTGACAAACCTGTCATGATGATGATGGGAAGATGCGGGTACTTCTTTTTGATCTCAGTATATCCATCCAGATGGGAACTGTCCGGCAGAGACAAATCCAGCAACATCACATCCACGTGGTAGCGTTTTAAGATATCCAGTCCTTCGCTCACCCTACTGGCGATATGAAGCGCAGACCCCCTTAGGTTGGTAGAATCGAACAATTCACGAAAGAATTGCTGATCGACCGGGTTATCCTCAATCATCAATATCGACAGATCCCTATTCATGATTTTTTGGCAATCGGGCAGTCTGGAACCAGAACTGTTCGATTTGTCTGGCCACCTCAAAGAAGTGGTCGAGATCAACAGGTTTTGTGACATAACAATTGGCATGATCATTATAACAAGCTTGAATATCCTGCTCGGAGGTGGAGGTGGTAAGTACGACAACCGGAATCTGTCTGAGCTTCTGATCCATCTTGATCTCTGCAAGCACCTCTCTTCCGTCCTTTTTCGGCAGATTCAGATCCAGCATGATCAGATCCGGTGTGGGTACTCCTTCGTAGCCGGAGATCTTTCTCAGAAATTGCAAAGCCTTGATTCCGTCTGTCACTATATGAATATTGAACTCATGGTAATTTCTTTCCATGGCGGTTTGCGTCAGCTCGATGTCCTCCGGGCTGTCTTCTACAAGCAACACCTGTATGGGGTAATGAGGTTTATTTTCTGTGTCCATATACGGAACTATTTAGGTAACGTGAAATGAAACGTGGTGCCCTTTCCGAGGCTTGACTCTACCCATATCTCACCGCCATGCTTGGTCACGACTTTCTGGCACATGGCGAGACCGATCCCAGTCCCCTCATATTCCTCTCTGGTATGCAGTCTTTGAAAGATGATGAATATGCGTTTAAAGAAATCCTCTTCAATCCCAATTCCATTATCCTTGACAAAGAATTGCCAGTAACCATCCACCTCATTGGCGCCCACTTCTATCACCGGACTCACACCTTCACGCCGGAATTTGATGGCATTGCCGATAAGGTTCTGGAACAGGAGTTGAAGTTGGGCGTTGATTCCCGGAACCGTTGGAAGCGGACCGACTTTAATGTGCGCATTGCATTCGGAAATCCGAATCCTGAGATCGGTCATCACCTTCTGAACCAGATCAGCCACGTCTACCTGCTCAATATCCTCATCATTGGTATTTGAAAGTCTTGAATAGGTCAGAAGGGCTTCTATCAACTGTTTCATCCTCTTGGTTCCATCCACAGCCACATTAATGTACCGCTCGCCTTTCTCATCCAGCGTATCCTTTATATGGTTTTGCAACAGTTGCAAATAACTTGTAATGGCCCGCAATGGCTCCTGAAGGTCATGGGATGCCACATAGGCGAATTGCTCCAATTCCCTATTGGATCGTTGCAAGGCTTCGGTGCGCTCCTGTATGCGGATTTCAAGGAACTTATGACTTTGCTTCAACTCTTGCTCCTGGGTATATTTCTCCACAAAGAACTGAACCTTGTTGAGCAGAACCTGAGGATCGAACGGTTTGGTGATATAGCTGAACGCACCTTTTTCATAGCCTTTAAATACATTGATGTTTGATGTATAAATGGCTGAGATGAATATGAAAGGCATCCGGGCCGTCTTTTCTTCGGAGCGCAGGATTTCTGCCAACTCATATCCGTCCATCTCAGGCATCTGAATATCCAACAGGGCAAGCGCAAAGTCGTGTCTCAGCGTGAGCTTTAGTGCCTCGTTCCCGCTGCTTGCGCGGAACAGTTCAACATCAAGGTCCTTCATCAGCCGCTCGAGTGCAATCAGGTTCTCAGGCCTGTCATCAACCATCAGAATTTTGGGCCTGTCAATTCTCAGGTCCTTTTCAGGACTGGACACCTCATGCGGTTGGTCCATGGTCATCATTCCTTTATCCATATTCTCATAAGTGAAAGTAAGCGTTCAATATCCACTGGTTTTGATATATAGTCGTTGGCGCCGGCATCTATGCACTTCTGCCTGTCTTCTTTCATGGCTTTTGCTGTAAGAGCGATAATGGGAAGATTACGGAACTGCGTATTTTTTCTGATCTCACGCATGCAGTCGTATCCATCCATTTCCGGCATCATGATATCCATCAGGACGATATCCGGGTGCGGTTGTTCCTTGAGTGCTTCGAGGGCCACTATACCATTCTCAGCCTTTGAAATAATGAAGCCCTGGTCCTTGAGCACCTTGGACAGTGCGAAAATGTTGCGCATGTCGTCATCAACCAGAAGCACATGTTTATCGTGAAAGAGTCGTTCCTTGTCATATAAACTGGTGATCATTCCCTGCTTTTTATCCGGGAGGTTGTTCACCGTACGATGCAGGAACAGGGCGGTCTCATCCAACAAACGTTCTTCGCTTTTCACGCCTTTGATGATGATGGAATCCGCTGACATTCTGAGTTCTTCATTCTCTTCCCTGGTGAGCTCTTTTCCGGTATACACAATAATGGGCGGGACCTTCTTCTCCTTTTTTCTTTCCTCCAGCATGTGTATCAATTCAAAGCCCGTCATATCCGGCAATCCGATATCCAGCACCATACAATCCACCTGCTGGTTATCGAGAATCTCCAGTGCCTGTTTTCCGGTTGACGCTTCAACACATTTCACGTCGCCGTTACCTATCAGTTTTTTAATCGACTTTCTCATCACGTTGTTATCCTCCACAATGAGGAGGTTCTTCATTTTACGATTGATAAAGTCCTCTATCCTGGAGAATGCTTCTTCCAGCTGCGGTTTGGTCACAGGCTTGGTCAGGTATTCAAGTGCTCCGGAACGAATAGGATCCAGGGTTTTTTCATTCACAGACATGATGTGCACCGGAATGTGACGTAGTGCCGGATTTCCCTTTAACTCCTTCAACACCATATGTCCGTCGATGCCCGGCAGATCAATATCCAGCAAAATCGCATGGGGCATAAATTTGGAAGCCAGCGCAAGTCCGTCTTCACCCGTGGTCGCCGCCAGGTATTTGAATCCTTTTTCATTTGCCTGTTTGGCCAGGACCCGTGCAAAGCCAAGATCATCATCAATGATGAGCATACATAGATCATCCTTCGTTATCTGATCCCTTTGATCATCAATTCCCGGGACATTCAGATAGCGATTATCCGTAAATGACACCGGCTGTTTAGGTTCATGTTTCACCCACACTTCCTCCGCCGGTTTACCGTCCCCTTTGCTTATTATTAGTGGTATTGACAAGGTAAAAGTGGAACCTTTTCCGGCATCACTTTCAAGGCTGATATTTCCTCCGAGTAGTTTGGCCAACTCACGGGAGATGGACAGCCCCAGGCCGGTACCGCCATATTTACGTGCCGTCCCACCATCGGCCTGTTGGAAAGCTTCAAAGATCACATCCTGCTTGTCCTTGGGAATCCCTATTCCTGTATCGGAAACCATGACATTCAGATTACTTCCTGCATCTTTCCGGAAGGTTATTTTCACACTTCCTTCTTCCGTAAACTTCAAGGCATTTGATATCAGATTCTTGATCACCTGATCCATTCTCTGACGGTCGGTTTGAATGGTTTCAGGAACGCCATCTTCTACAACCACACTCAAATCCAAACCCTTCTCAGATGCCTGTCTCTTGAAATTCCTCCGAATGTCAGCAGCTATTTCATGTACCGTCACCTTTGAAATATTCAGGTCCATCTTACCAGCCTCGATCTTGGAAAGATCCAGTATTTCATTGATCAGAATCAGAAGATCCTGTCCGCTTTTGCTAATAACCTGCGCACTTTCCACCTGATCTTCAGTCAGGTTCTTTTCCTTGTTGGCGGATAAGTCACCGGCAAGAATCAACAAGCTGTTCAGAGGCGTACGCAGTTCATGGCTCATGTTGGCCAGGAATTCACTTTTGTATTTGCTGCTTATTTCCAGTTGCTTTGCCTTCAGTTCAATATCCGTTCTGGCGGTTTCCAGGTCCTTGTTCTTTTGCTCCACCACCTGGGTTTGTTCTTCCAGTTCTTCGTTGGCGGCCTGCAGTTCTTCCTGTTGCTCCTTGAGTTTCTGGGCCTGTTCTTCCAACTCCTCATTGCTTTGCTGCAATTCCTCCTGCTGGGTTTGCAGCTCACCGTTCAGCTTTTGCATGGCGGCCTGCTGTTCCTTGAGTTCTGTGATCTCAAACCTGACGGAAATGAATTTTTCGATCTTACCATTGACGTTTAGAATGGGGACAATGGTCGTATCCACCCAATAGTAACTTCCATCTTTGGCCTTGTTGATAATCTCACCACTCCATACCCTACCCGTTGTGATGGCTTTCCACATACCCACGAACAAGCCGTCCGGTTGTTTGCCGGACTTAAGCATGCGGTGATTCTGGCCTATTAATTCTTCGCGGGGGAACTTGGACACTTTCACAAATCGGTCGTTGACATAGGTGATATTTCCATCCACATCGGTAATGGAGACCAGAGCCACGTCATTCAGTCCTTCCAGTTGCTGCTCAATCTCCCGTTTGGCATTGGCCAATTGCGTACCTTTTTCCGTAGCTTCATCCAGCAACTGCTGAATCTTCATTTTGGTAATCGCAGTATTCACTGCCACTCCAAGCGTTTCCATGCTCCCCTTCACAAATTCCAACTGAATTTCTTCGAATGCCTGTGGCTTGCCAAGCTCGATAACCCCGAGTGAGCGGTCCTCAAACAGGAAGGGACTCACCAGGACGTTCCGCGGTGGTATATCCACCAATGTGGATTTCACCCGGATGCTCTTCTCGTCCACGTCATGGAGCATGATGGGTTTCTTCGCAGAAGCCACCTGACCAATCAGACCTTCACCCATTCCATACCTGCCGTTGCCATCGCTATTTGAGAATGCATATTTCCCTGCGAGTTCCAGGTCATTTCTTTGTTCGTTTTTAAGGTATACCGAACCGATATTGGCCTCCGTGTAATTGGCAATGAATTCGATCACATCATTCACCAGGGTGGTCACATCCTTATCTCCCTGAATCACATCGCTGAGTTCATTCTTTCCGGTACTCAGCCATTTGTACTGTTGGGTTTCCTGTTCTTTCTTAATCAGCGCGTCCCTCATGCGAACCATCGCATTTCCAAGCGCTGCCAACTCCGTAGACCCACTCACCGATATATCTGTGTCCAGATTTCCGTCACCAATATTTTCAGCCACGTTCACTGCTCTGGCCACGGGCCTCACAATCGAACGCGTAATGAACCATGAGAAAATGATACAGAGTATGGAGAGAAATGCAAGTAGAGACCATTCCACCGTGATCATATTACTCAATTGTGCCGTTGTCAGGACCTGATCATCATTCATAAATTTCTCCTGCTTCCGGCGCATGGCGTCTATCAAACCGGTGATCTCCTTATTGAGATTGACCATTTTACTCTCTATAAGATCTTCGGCGGCCTGCTGGTTGGTTGCGGCAACGTTCTCCACCTCGGTCTGGTACTGGTCTAACGTTTGCAACAAACCTTCCAGTCGGTTCACCTCATTCACCCAGGCCTCATGCTCCTCCATCTTCACCTTTTCCGTAAGCCCTTTCAACACGGCCATTGGCGGCCTGATCTCTTCATCCCATATCTTTCTTCGGCCTGACCTGTTGGTATCCTTACCCAGCATCACCCATCCACGAAGCTGGGAAATGCTTTGATGTACGCCTGCCATCAATTCCAGGTCGGCATTTAAGGCCGGAGCCCTGAGCGTGTGAAGCCTGTCAGCGGTGGCATCTACATTTTCTGCCATCGAAATGATGATCAATACAGAAATGATCAGGGAGATGATCATCGCTCCATAACCGAAGC contains:
- a CDS encoding RecX family transcriptional regulator, giving the protein MSVSPEILEKARHYCAYQERCQQEVRKKLYTLGLGRQDVELLIASLITENFINEERFSRAFARGKFRIKRWGKIRINLELKQRNISPYCIRKAMEEIPDDEYQEALDAWILKKAGTSGRSGPAVNKRIADFVIGKGFEPALVWKAVRNILNT
- a CDS encoding T9SS type A sorting domain-containing protein codes for the protein MFRIRLTDLARRTGVFGLLLIICSSGSAQQKATGDGEQLPLVDGSCGSPTGPFFEWDGSSYSNYTQANTAGKCNNNLTAGQTYCYTFLYPSTGSLNLKIYVNGSCGNCDGSFSINSDPACTGGCWGPFSSFSGCTNTLYNSSCSLQESGGFEMGTGCTPAITCNTTFTWCFTVPAGCSTLDICPLSNCSAGSSNCAGGLPVKLMNTLIEEHGEKIFMAWVTGTEENNDYFTVEKSDDGIHYQLLTTVQGSGNSFKPKKYSIYDTEPYHGMNYYRLSQTDYDGKTEVLDHLAVNKDPEGLSISSLYPNPANDLAHVSITTETSEQAQVQIIDMTGRLHYQSFYDLNEGTNVIYLPTNELPQSTYFFRVTTKRGTEYIRFEKVN
- a CDS encoding response regulator gives rise to the protein MNRDLSILMIEDNPVDQQFFRELFDSTNLRGSALHIASRVSEGLDILKRYHVDVMLLDLSLPDSSHLDGYTEIKKKYPHLPIIIMTGLSDHKTAVRAIQLGAQDYLEKGKYDDYLMEKSIRYAIERQNLLKERERVSQELENSLKMLDSVNSELKVLNEGLEEKVRSRTIDLEKEKEKVEEQNQLIRESLRYARKIQSAILPKGKELAGSLPNSFVFFKPKDIVSGDFYWHASVRNRDILAVADCTGHGVPGAMMSMLGFTQLNLLVEGQRLTDPAGILNKLHQHIRQLLNQAHESVESPDGMDIGLCSIDREEKTIAFAGAMRPMYMFRKGELNIVEGDRYPIAGKHINGVEQFQDKHVPYQEGDMMYLFTDGFADQFGERTGKKFKTKKFRDLLKEIHDKDIVEQKRILEEQFTKWKGSEEQVDDILVIGVRF
- a CDS encoding response regulator, with amino-acid sequence MDTENKPHYPIQVLLVEDSPEDIELTQTAMERNYHEFNIHIVTDGIKALQFLRKISGYEGVPTPDLIMLDLNLPKKDGREVLAEIKMDQKLRQIPVVVLTTSTSEQDIQACYNDHANCYVTKPVDLDHFFEVARQIEQFWFQTARLPKNHE
- a CDS encoding response regulator, which translates into the protein MDKGMMTMDQPHEVSSPEKDLRIDRPKILMVDDRPENLIALERLMKDLDVELFRASSGNEALKLTLRHDFALALLDIQMPEMDGYELAEILRSEEKTARMPFIFISAIYTSNINVFKGYEKGAFSYITKPFDPQVLLNKVQFFVEKYTQEQELKQSHKFLEIRIQERTEALQRSNRELEQFAYVASHDLQEPLRAITSYLQLLQNHIKDTLDEKGERYINVAVDGTKRMKQLIEALLTYSRLSNTNDEDIEQVDVADLVQKVMTDLRIRISECNAHIKVGPLPTVPGINAQLQLLFQNLIGNAIKFRREGVSPVIEVGANEVDGYWQFFVKDNGIGIEEDFFKRIFIIFQRLHTREEYEGTGIGLAMCQKVVTKHGGEIWVESSLGKGTTFHFTLPK
- a CDS encoding response regulator, with protein sequence MNFKLDSIGKKISFGYGAMIISLIISVLIIISMAENVDATADRLHTLRAPALNADLELMAGVHQSISQLRGWVMLGKDTNRSGRRKIWDEEIRPPMAVLKGLTEKVKMEEHEAWVNEVNRLEGLLQTLDQYQTEVENVAATNQQAAEDLIESKMVNLNKEITGLIDAMRRKQEKFMNDDQVLTTAQLSNMITVEWSLLAFLSILCIIFSWFITRSIVRPVARAVNVAENIGDGNLDTDISVSGSTELAALGNAMVRMRDALIKKEQETQQYKWLSTGKNELSDVIQGDKDVTTLVNDVIEFIANYTEANIGSVYLKNEQRNDLELAGKYAFSNSDGNGRYGMGEGLIGQVASAKKPIMLHDVDEKSIRVKSTLVDIPPRNVLVSPFLFEDRSLGVIELGKPQAFEEIQLEFVKGSMETLGVAVNTAITKMKIQQLLDEATEKGTQLANAKREIEQQLEGLNDVALVSITDVDGNITYVNDRFVKVSKFPREELIGQNHRMLKSGKQPDGLFVGMWKAITTGRVWSGEIINKAKDGSYYWVDTTIVPILNVNGKIEKFISVRFEITELKEQQAAMQKLNGELQTQQEELQQSNEELEEQAQKLKEQQEELQAANEELEEQTQVVEQKNKDLETARTDIELKAKQLEISSKYKSEFLANMSHELRTPLNSLLILAGDLSANKEKNLTEDQVESAQVISKSGQDLLILINEILDLSKIEAGKMDLNISKVTVHEIAADIRRNFKRQASEKGLDLSVVVEDGVPETIQTDRQRMDQVIKNLISNALKFTEEGSVKITFRKDAGSNLNVMVSDTGIGIPKDKQDVIFEAFQQADGGTARKYGGTGLGLSISRELAKLLGGNISLESDAGKGSTFTLSIPLIISKGDGKPAEEVWVKHEPKQPVSFTDNRYLNVPGIDDQRDQITKDDLCMLIIDDDLGFARVLAKQANEKGFKYLAATTGEDGLALASKFMPHAILLDIDLPGIDGHMVLKELKGNPALRHIPVHIMSVNEKTLDPIRSGALEYLTKPVTKPQLEEAFSRIEDFINRKMKNLLIVEDNNVMRKSIKKLIGNGDVKCVEASTGKQALEILDNQQVDCMVLDIGLPDMTGFELIHMLEERKKEKKVPPIIVYTGKELTREENEELRMSADSIIIKGVKSEERLLDETALFLHRTVNNLPDKKQGMITSLYDKERLFHDKHVLLVDDDMRNIFALSKVLKDQGFIISKAENGIVALEALKEQPHPDIVLMDIMMPEMDGYDCMREIRKNTQFRNLPIIALTAKAMKEDRQKCIDAGANDYISKPVDIERLLSLMRIWIKE